Within Claveliimonas bilis, the genomic segment GTAAGTCTTTGCCACCGCCTCTATGTAATTGCTGCGCTCAATTTCTTCCTCAAAAAGAGTCAGTTTCTTCGCTGCCTCCTTCAGAAAATCTGTCTTCCCTTCCGGCGATCCCATATCATAGTTTTTCTCCGCCATCTCCAGGCTGAACATAAAACCGTTCCGGGCTTTATGAATCCTTTCCTCAAAGGCCTCCGCTCCCAGATTCTTAATAAATTCATCGGGATCCTTATAAGGGTCCATGCGGATCACTCTGGCGGTGATCCCTGCCTCCTTCAGAATGGGAACTGCCCTCAGAGCGGCCTTGGTTCCCGCCTCATCGCTGTCATAAGTAAGATATACTTCATTGACATACCGCTTGATCAAGGAAGCATGTCCCGGCGTAAGCGCTGTTCCAAGAGACGCTACCGCGCTGGTAAATCCTGCCTGGTGGAGCGAGATCACATCCATATACCCCTCACACAGAAGAAAATAGGGTTTTCTGGATGTACGTGCCCTGTGAAGTCCATACAGATTGCGACTCTTATCAAAAACAGGCGTCTCCGGCGAATTGAGATACTTTGGCTTCGCATCCCCCATCACCCGTCCGCCGAATCCGATCACCCGGTTATTGGCGTCCATAATGGGAAACATAACACGGTTCCAGAATTTATCATAGGGTCCATGTCTTTCGTCAAAGGAAATCAGTCCTGCTTTAAAAAGAATGTCGTCTGTATACCCTTTCGTTTTCAGATACCGGTACAGATCGTCGCTGTACTTGTTGGAATACCCTAGTCCAAATGCGGTGATGGTATCATCTCCCAGCTGCCTTCCCTTCAGATACTCGTAAGCCGTTTTCCCCTGGGGAGCCTTAAGCTGCGCATAATAATATTTTGCCGCCAGCTTATTGATCTCAAGCAGGACAGCTTTCTCATCTGCCCGCCTTTTGGCTTCTTTGGAGTACTCCTGCTCCGGCAGTTCCACTCCGGCACGTTCCGCCAGAAATTTCAGAGCTTCCACGAAAGAATAGTTCTCGTATTCCATAATGAATGTAAAGACATTTCCTCCCGCTCCGCAGCCAAAACAATAGTACATCTGCTTATCTCTGCTGACGGAAAAAGAAGGGGACTTTTCATTATGGAAAGGGCAAAGCCCGAAATAAGAGCTTCCCTTTTTCTGAAGTTTTACATACCCGGAGACCACATCTACAATATCATTTTTCAGTCTAACCTCTTCTACCACTTCATCCGGATAATACATGTGCTGACATCATCCTTTTCTATACATAAATCCAGAGGGAAAAAAAGCCCTCATTATTAATATTCGACAAAACTTCTTTATTTCCTTTAATTTTTCCAAGATTCCGGAATAAAATATTCCTGAAATTTTTTTACCGCATAGGAATCGGTCATTCCCGCTATATAATCACATACAACTCTCTCCTTTGTTTCCCCTTTTTCTGTTATCATTACCAGGTACTGTTCCGGGAGAAGTTCAATATGATCCATATAATATCCGTACAGATTAATAATCATATTGACCGCCTTTGTCTCTTCCCCTTTTGCCGCCGGATTCTGATAAACATGTTCAAACAGGAACTTTCGAAGGCCCATCGTCGCCTCCCGTATTTCATCAGACATGACGATCCGCGGCTGTCCCATACTGTGGCTCACCACATCATGGATCATGGTATTCAGACGCATTCTGGTCGTATGCCCCAACACATCCGTATATTCTGCCGGAAGATCCTCTTCCTTCAAAATTCCGCCTCGTACCGCATCATCAATATCGTGATTGATATAGGCGATCTTATCGGAGAGTCTCACGATCTCCCCTTCCAGTGTATGAGGCGTTCCGCTGGACTTATGGTTCAAAATACCATCCACTACTTCCCAGGTAAGGTTCAGTCCTCTCCCCTGCTTTTCCAGGATTTCCACTACGCGGACACTCTGCTCATTATGCCGGAATCCATCCGGGCACATCTGATTGAGCGCCCGCTCTCCTGCATGACCAAAAGGAGTATGACCCAGATCATGTCCCAGGGCAATGGCTTCTACCAGTTCCTCATTGAGCCGGAGCGCTTTTGCGATCGTCCTGGCATTCTGAGATACTTCCAGCGTATGCGTCATTCTTGTCCGGTAATGATCCCCCTTCGGCAGAAGAAAAACCTGCGTTTTTTGTTTCAGTCTCCGAAAGGACTTGCAGTGAAGGATCCGATCCCGGTCTCTCTGGAATACCGGCCGGATATCGCACTCCGGTTCCGGTCTTTTCCTCCCCTTTGATTTCCGGCTTAAAGATGCATAGGGACTTAAATATTCCTTTTCCCGCTCTTCCAGCTCTTCCCTGATATTCATCATGCTTTCCCGCCCCCTGTTTCCATCCGTTCTTCTATGGCCTTTACAACAGTTTCCAGTACTTTGATCCTTGCATAGTATTTATCATTCCCCTCTACCACGATCCAAGGTGCCTCTGCAGTAGAAGTACGTACAAGCATCTCGTTCACTGCCGTTTCATACTGGTCCCATTTTTCCCGGTTCCGCCAGTCCTCATCCGTAATTTTCCACTGCTTTTCCGGATTTTCCTGACGCTGCCGGAAGCGTCTTTCCTGTTCATCCTTATCAATCTGCATCCAGAATTTCAGGATCAACACACCCTCCTTCGTCAGATTTCTCTCCATGTCATTGATTTCTTTATATGCCCGCCGCCATTCCTCTTCGGTGCAGAATCCCTCGATCCGCTCTACCATAACCCTTCCGTACCATGTTCTGTCAAAGACAGCGATATGGCCCGCCTTGGGCATGGAGCGCCAAAACCGCCACAGATAATGGTACTGCCTCTCCACCGCGTTTGGTGATGCTGTAGGATGGACCACATAACCTCTGGGATCCATTTTTGCTGTCAGGCGCTTAATGGCTCCTCCTTTTCCGCCGGCATCCCACCCCTCAAAGGCCAGCACGACAGGAATCCTCTTTCTGTACAGCTCTCCGTGAAGCTCTTCGATCCTTTTCTGAAGTTTCTTCAGCTTCTTTTCATACTCTTCCTTCGTATAGGAAAGAGAGAGATCCGCCTTTGCCAAAATAGACTCTGTCAGCTTCATCTCCTCTTTACCGTTGTCTTTTGGTTCCTTCTCCTCTTCTGCCCTATCCCGGCTGTGCTCACTCTTTTTCTCCACTGCCTCTATCTGTCTCTCCAGGGTCTCTGCTGCAATGGAATAGATCTTTACTGTAGCGAACCGGCGGTCTACTGCCTCCACGATGTGCCATGGCGCATTTTCACTGTCTGTGCGGGAGAGCATCTCCTCATTCATTGCCTCGTACTTTTCAAACTTTTCATTTCTCTTTCTGTCGCCTTCACTCACTCTCCATGCTGTATCTTTAGAAGACAGAAGCTTATCAAACCGCTTTTTCTGCTCTTTTTTGTCAATGGCAAGAAAAATCTTAATGATTACCATGCCGTCATCTGTCAGCTGTTTTTCAAAAGAACGGATGGCTTCATATGCATCAAAAAGTTCTGATTTTTTTATCTTTTTATCAAAACGATCGATCAGCACTCTTCTGTACCAGCTGGTATCATAAATCGCAATTCTTCCCTTGGGAGGGAGCTTTGTCCAAAAACGCCACAAAAAGGGATGCATTTTCTCCTCTTCCGTCTCGCCTTTTACGGCATATACCTGAAACCCTCTCGGATCGAGCGCCTGTATCAGTTTACTGATCTGAACTCCCTTTCCGGCAGCTCCATATCCCTCGAAGGCGATCATCACCGGAATATTCAAATCTTTACATTTTCTCTGAAGCTTTCCCAGTCTTGGAATCAGTTTTTCCATTTCTGATCTGTAAATTTCTTTTTCCATCTTCTTTGACAAATCCAGTTTTTCGAGCATAAGCGGACCCTCCCTTCAATTTTCTCGATTTTTTCTTCTATTATACAATATTTTACAGAATTTATTGCACTTTTCTGCAAAAAAGAGCAAAAAGAAAAAATCTGTGGCGGGGCATGGAAAAATACCCCTTCCTCAGATTTTTTCTCGATTTCTTCTGCTATTTTTGTGCTCCCAGACTGTCAATAATTGTAATAACGAGACCGCGGATATTGTTCTCCGTTGTCCGGTAAGGTGCGATCCTCAAGGTATAGAACCGCCCGTTCATTCCTGTCACCTCACGGTCTATAGGCACCAGGTTTTTCAAGACCTCCCCGGCATCCTTGATGATATCTTCCGCCGGGAAACTGTGTGCAAAAATCTGGAGGGAGCGTCCTACATCGTGATCCATCAGCTGAAACTCCCGGCCTACATATTCCGTAAATTTACGGATATTCAAATTGCTGTCCACAAAAAGGATTCCTATCATAGTGGAAGAAAGGAAATTGGACAGGTCATTC encodes:
- the dnaG gene encoding DNA primase; amino-acid sequence: MYYPDEVVEEVRLKNDIVDVVSGYVKLQKKGSSYFGLCPFHNEKSPSFSVSRDKQMYYCFGCGAGGNVFTFIMEYENYSFVEALKFLAERAGVELPEQEYSKEAKRRADEKAVLLEINKLAAKYYYAQLKAPQGKTAYEYLKGRQLGDDTITAFGLGYSNKYSDDLYRYLKTKGYTDDILFKAGLISFDERHGPYDKFWNRVMFPIMDANNRVIGFGGRVMGDAKPKYLNSPETPVFDKSRNLYGLHRARTSRKPYFLLCEGYMDVISLHQAGFTSAVASLGTALTPGHASLIKRYVNEVYLTYDSDEAGTKAALRAVPILKEAGITARVIRMDPYKDPDEFIKNLGAEAFEERIHKARNGFMFSLEMAEKNYDMGSPEGKTDFLKEAAKKLTLFEEEIERSNYIEAVAKTYGVNADDLRKLVTKTAIRDGLAKPAEKPRSTRKQEEKEDGHLKSQRILLTWMLEGEEIFRQIRKYVSPEDFTEELYRQVAELLYRQYDEGAVNPAQIMNHFTDEEEHRQVAALFHTRIRELSTVREQEKALKETILRVKEYSIEKAARNLDPADMAGLQKLMEEKRMLQTPEKLHISIN
- a CDS encoding deoxyguanosinetriphosphate triphosphohydrolase; translated protein: MNIREELEEREKEYLSPYASLSRKSKGRKRPEPECDIRPVFQRDRDRILHCKSFRRLKQKTQVFLLPKGDHYRTRMTHTLEVSQNARTIAKALRLNEELVEAIALGHDLGHTPFGHAGERALNQMCPDGFRHNEQSVRVVEILEKQGRGLNLTWEVVDGILNHKSSGTPHTLEGEIVRLSDKIAYINHDIDDAVRGGILKEEDLPAEYTDVLGHTTRMRLNTMIHDVVSHSMGQPRIVMSDEIREATMGLRKFLFEHVYQNPAAKGEETKAVNMIINLYGYYMDHIELLPEQYLVMITEKGETKERVVCDYIAGMTDSYAVKKFQEYFIPESWKN
- the pap gene encoding polyphosphate:AMP phosphotransferase codes for the protein MLEKLDLSKKMEKEIYRSEMEKLIPRLGKLQRKCKDLNIPVMIAFEGYGAAGKGVQISKLIQALDPRGFQVYAVKGETEEEKMHPFLWRFWTKLPPKGRIAIYDTSWYRRVLIDRFDKKIKKSELFDAYEAIRSFEKQLTDDGMVIIKIFLAIDKKEQKKRFDKLLSSKDTAWRVSEGDRKRNEKFEKYEAMNEEMLSRTDSENAPWHIVEAVDRRFATVKIYSIAAETLERQIEAVEKKSEHSRDRAEEEKEPKDNGKEEMKLTESILAKADLSLSYTKEEYEKKLKKLQKRIEELHGELYRKRIPVVLAFEGWDAGGKGGAIKRLTAKMDPRGYVVHPTASPNAVERQYHYLWRFWRSMPKAGHIAVFDRTWYGRVMVERIEGFCTEEEWRRAYKEINDMERNLTKEGVLILKFWMQIDKDEQERRFRQRQENPEKQWKITDEDWRNREKWDQYETAVNEMLVRTSTAEAPWIVVEGNDKYYARIKVLETVVKAIEERMETGGGKA